The following proteins come from a genomic window of Halorussus halophilus:
- a CDS encoding TIGR00341 family protein encodes MRLVQVLIPKGKRTSVVAALDEEEIDYVIFEETGRGDFEAMVQFPVPPSGVEPVLEHLREAGVSEDAYTIVLPTETVISRRLAALQERYSGLRISREELLARAEDLSPATSTYVAFLVLSTVIATTGLLLDSAATIIGAMVVAPLMGPAITASVGTIVDERDLVARGVTLQVGGLLLAIAVGALLGLLVKESFLVPPGLDIRTIPQVTERTSPNFLSLFLALGSGVAGALSIVRNAGSALVGVAIAVALIPPAATSGLGIAWGYPGVAIAAAVLVLVNLLAINLSALLLFWLSGYRPTTLAATDRARRAVRARAAVFVVALLVLSLVLGLVTYASFQTASFDNRARETASAVVNSPEYSQLDFVSATVEYDSADLVLRQDPHVDVVVGYPAGSQPPPDLAERIDARITDVTGRDVSVRVGFVLDQRTGALSSPRSAVGVHRNAAVLSPMHSLNAAYSVIT; translated from the coding sequence GTGCGATTAGTCCAGGTTCTCATCCCGAAGGGCAAGCGAACGTCGGTCGTCGCGGCACTGGACGAAGAAGAGATAGACTACGTTATCTTCGAGGAAACTGGCCGCGGCGACTTCGAGGCGATGGTGCAGTTTCCGGTGCCGCCGAGCGGCGTCGAACCGGTCCTCGAACACCTGCGTGAAGCGGGAGTCAGCGAGGACGCGTACACTATCGTCTTGCCGACCGAGACAGTGATTTCGAGACGGTTGGCGGCGTTGCAGGAGCGATACTCTGGACTGAGAATCTCCCGCGAGGAACTGTTGGCGCGAGCCGAGGACCTCTCTCCGGCAACTTCGACGTACGTGGCGTTTCTGGTCCTCAGCACCGTCATCGCCACGACCGGACTGTTACTGGATTCGGCCGCGACGATAATCGGTGCGATGGTCGTCGCGCCCTTGATGGGACCTGCAATCACCGCGAGCGTGGGCACCATCGTGGACGAACGTGACCTCGTCGCACGCGGTGTCACGCTCCAGGTCGGTGGTCTCCTGCTGGCGATTGCCGTCGGTGCGCTGCTCGGCCTGCTCGTCAAGGAGTCGTTCCTCGTGCCGCCCGGACTCGACATCCGGACGATTCCGCAGGTCACGGAGCGGACGAGTCCGAACTTTCTCTCGCTGTTCCTCGCGCTCGGGTCGGGCGTCGCCGGAGCCCTCAGCATCGTTCGGAACGCGGGGTCGGCGCTCGTCGGCGTCGCCATCGCCGTGGCGCTGATTCCGCCCGCCGCGACGTCCGGACTCGGAATCGCGTGGGGCTATCCCGGCGTGGCTATCGCCGCCGCGGTTCTCGTGTTAGTGAACCTGCTCGCCATCAATCTCTCTGCACTCCTGTTGTTCTGGCTGTCGGGCTACCGACCGACGACCCTCGCAGCGACCGACCGAGCGCGCAGAGCAGTTCGCGCACGGGCCGCAGTGTTCGTCGTGGCGCTACTCGTTCTCTCGCTCGTCCTCGGTCTGGTAACGTACGCGTCGTTCCAAACTGCCAGTTTCGACAATCGGGCCAGAGAGACGGCGAGCGCAGTCGTGAACTCGCCGGAGTACTCCCAACTCGACTTCGTGTCGGCGACCGTCGAGTACGACTCGGCGGATCTCGTCCTCCGACAAGATCCGCACGTCGACGTCGTCGTCGGCTATCCCGCCGGAAGTCAACCACCACCTGACCTCGCCGAACGAATCGACGCTCGAATCACCGACGTGACGGGGAGGGACGTCTCGGTACGGGTCGGGTTCGTCCTGGACCAGCGAACCGGCGCGCTGTCGTCACCTCGGTCGGCCGTCGGAGTCCACCGAAACGCGGCAGTTCTGTCGCCTATGCACTCGTTGAACGCGGCATACTCTGTGATTACTTAA
- a CDS encoding universal stress protein, translating to MYERILVPTDGSETAERAVEEALGVAEKFDADVQTLYVVDTDAVEVSLGAEQVDRIRAGRFGEMDDLEARAHEATEYVAEQGRERGIDVEEHFRGGQPHRVIANFADDHDVDLVVMGSHGRSGVKRMLLGSVTERVLRSTHRSVLVVDEREAE from the coding sequence ATGTACGAACGCATCCTCGTTCCGACGGACGGTAGCGAAACGGCAGAACGAGCGGTCGAAGAAGCACTCGGCGTGGCAGAGAAGTTCGACGCCGACGTGCAGACACTCTACGTCGTCGATACGGACGCCGTAGAAGTCAGTCTCGGTGCCGAGCAAGTGGACCGCATTCGAGCCGGTCGGTTCGGCGAGATGGACGACCTCGAAGCACGCGCCCACGAAGCGACGGAGTACGTCGCCGAGCAGGGCCGCGAGCGCGGCATCGATGTCGAAGAACACTTCCGCGGCGGCCAGCCCCACAGGGTCATCGCTAACTTCGCGGACGACCACGACGTGGACCTCGTCGTGATGGGGAGCCACGGCCGGAGCGGCGTCAAACGGATGCTACTCGGGAGCGTCACCGAGCGCGTCCTCCGCTCGACCCACCGGTCGGTGTTGGTCGTAGACGAACGGGAGGCCGAGTAA
- a CDS encoding VC_2705 family sodium/solute symporter: MMLTPLDLLPDALNASFKIVPAIMVTGMLLLFLGIGYAFRVADTDDLWVAGRSIGNVENGMAIGANWMSAASYLGMAALIALSGYYGLAFVIGWSTGYFVLLIFMAAQMRRFGKYTAPDFVGDRFNSDTARAIGALTTILIGFVYSVGQARGMGLVGIYVFGGDYTTMVVLMMAITVGYLALSGMLGATKNMAVQYVILIVAFLAGLYAVGFTQGYSTFAPQIEYGALLSSLSSEFTEPFSSSSYYLWIATAFSLIVGTCGLPHVLVRFYTVESERTARWSTVWGLFFICLLYLSAPAFAAFGTDLYANNVGQVYGANGMSGAEGDVIVVLASQLANLPTWFVGLVAAGGIAAAIATTAGLFIAASSAAAHDIYTNIINPDATQRQQLIIGRLTIIALGAIVTVTALNPPALVGELVALAFSLAGLVLFPMFFLGLWWENANREGALAGMTTGLLIWTAAVFNELIFATDAGPVVPLYADIFPAVGAALAGTPIVFAVTIGVSLVTDEPPERIKRIVRQCHSPEPMGQQQSAEDVVSASNGPVSGDD, from the coding sequence ATGATGCTGACACCGCTCGACCTACTGCCGGACGCGCTGAACGCCTCGTTCAAAATAGTCCCCGCCATCATGGTGACGGGGATGTTGCTGCTGTTCCTGGGAATCGGGTACGCGTTCCGCGTGGCCGACACCGACGACCTGTGGGTTGCCGGCCGCTCCATCGGGAACGTCGAGAACGGGATGGCTATCGGAGCCAACTGGATGTCTGCGGCGTCGTACCTCGGGATGGCCGCGCTCATCGCGCTGTCGGGCTACTACGGACTCGCGTTCGTCATCGGGTGGTCCACGGGCTACTTCGTGTTGCTCATCTTCATGGCCGCCCAGATGCGCCGGTTCGGAAAGTACACCGCGCCGGACTTCGTCGGCGACCGCTTCAACTCCGACACCGCGCGTGCTATCGGTGCGCTGACGACGATTCTCATCGGGTTCGTCTACTCGGTCGGACAGGCCCGCGGCATGGGACTGGTCGGCATCTACGTCTTCGGCGGCGACTACACCACGATGGTCGTCCTCATGATGGCCATCACCGTCGGCTACCTCGCGCTCTCGGGGATGCTCGGCGCGACGAAGAACATGGCAGTCCAGTACGTCATCCTCATCGTCGCGTTCCTCGCTGGTCTCTACGCAGTCGGCTTCACGCAGGGCTACTCGACGTTCGCGCCCCAAATCGAGTACGGCGCGCTGTTGAGTTCGCTCAGTTCGGAGTTCACCGAACCGTTCAGTAGCAGCAGTTACTACCTCTGGATTGCGACGGCGTTCTCGCTCATCGTCGGGACGTGTGGGCTTCCGCACGTGCTGGTCCGGTTCTACACCGTCGAGAGCGAACGGACCGCTCGCTGGTCCACCGTCTGGGGACTGTTCTTCATCTGCCTGCTCTACCTGAGTGCGCCTGCGTTCGCGGCGTTCGGAACGGACCTCTACGCCAACAACGTCGGTCAGGTCTACGGCGCGAATGGAATGAGCGGTGCAGAGGGTGACGTCATCGTCGTCCTCGCCTCACAGCTTGCGAACCTTCCGACGTGGTTCGTCGGCCTCGTCGCGGCAGGCGGTATCGCCGCCGCAATCGCGACGACGGCAGGCCTGTTCATCGCCGCGTCGTCTGCGGCCGCACACGACATCTACACGAACATCATCAACCCCGACGCGACTCAGCGCCAACAGCTGATTATCGGTCGGCTCACTATCATCGCGCTGGGTGCAATCGTGACGGTCACGGCACTCAACCCGCCAGCACTCGTCGGCGAACTCGTCGCACTCGCGTTCTCGCTGGCCGGTCTCGTGCTGTTCCCGATGTTCTTCCTCGGTCTCTGGTGGGAGAACGCCAACCGAGAAGGCGCGCTCGCCGGGATGACGACCGGACTCCTCATCTGGACCGCCGCGGTGTTCAACGAACTCATCTTCGCCACCGACGCGGGGCCGGTCGTGCCGCTCTACGCCGACATCTTCCCAGCGGTCGGTGCCGCGCTCGCGGGAACCCCTATCGTGTTCGCGGTCACCATCGGCGTCTCGCTGGTGACCGATGAACCACCCGAGCGCATCAAACGCATCGTTCGGCAGTGTCACAGTCCGGAACCCATGGGACAGCAACAGAGCGCCGAAGACGTGGTTTCGGCGTCCAACGGACCCGTCTCGGGGGATGACTAG
- a CDS encoding DUF4212 domain-containing protein — MADNTSRSSERRTDIETDGGVETDGGTVDYLDARVNIFKPSTPFMRDHLKIVWTMFAAWVLIVFGPVTATYLAPDLMTSITVLGFPLHYLLTATGAPLGALVLSFIYARKRDQLDEKYGIDHSTPKTTSDSGAVASDGGSEQ, encoded by the coding sequence ATGGCAGACAATACCTCACGAAGTAGCGAGCGTCGCACCGATATCGAAACAGACGGCGGTGTCGAGACCGACGGCGGAACCGTCGATTACCTCGACGCCCGCGTCAACATCTTCAAGCCATCGACCCCGTTCATGCGGGACCACCTCAAAATCGTCTGGACGATGTTCGCCGCGTGGGTGCTCATCGTCTTCGGTCCGGTGACGGCGACGTATCTCGCACCTGACCTCATGACGAGCATCACGGTGCTGGGCTTCCCGCTCCACTACTTGCTGACCGCGACCGGCGCGCCACTCGGTGCGCTCGTCCTCTCGTTCATCTACGCGCGCAAGCGTGACCAACTGGACGAGAAGTACGGCATCGACCACTCGACGCCCAAGACGACGAGTGACAGCGGGGCAGTTGCCTCCGATGGAGGGTCCGAGCAATGA
- the acs gene encoding acetate--CoA ligase codes for MSDEDDVELEARLEEQEAFEPPAEFVEQANVSDESIYDEFEQNWPECWEQAAELLDWDDDYDEVLDASNPPFYEWFTDGKLNASANCLDRHLDERGDEAAIEWVGEPVEEENRTYTYEDLHREVNEFAAALQEMGVGEDDVVTMYMPMIPELPIAMLACARIGAPHSVVFAGFSADALATRMNAADSEYLVTCDGYYRRGDPLDHLDKANEGLAGVEHEVSDAVVVERLRDGDGFGHDLADNQSSYADLVAEQEGETVEPVQRDAEDMLFLMYTSGTTGQPKGVKHTTGGYLSWAAWTSQAVLDIKPEDTYFCSADIGWITGHSYIVYGPLALGTTTMMYEGTPDYPERDRLWEIVEEYEADQLYTAPTAIRAFMKWGSEYPEKHDLSSLRLLGTVGEPINPRAWKWYYKHIGDESCPIVDTWWQTETGGMMVTTLPGVKTMKPGSAGPPLPGLDVQVVDAQGDEVDPGKAGYLTAQKPWPGMLRTLYKNDERYIDEYWREYSDTDSDDMEDWVYFPEDGAKIDDDGYITVLGRVDDVLNVSGHRLGTMEIESAIVGVEGVAEAAVVGGDHEVKGEAVYAYVITEDGYDGNEELRSNIVGGIEDAIGPIARPESVVFTPELPKTRSGKIMRRLLEDIANGDELGDTSTLRNPDVVDDIAASVTDD; via the coding sequence ATGAGTGACGAAGACGACGTAGAACTCGAAGCACGGCTCGAAGAACAGGAAGCGTTCGAGCCACCGGCGGAGTTCGTCGAACAGGCGAACGTCTCCGACGAGTCCATCTACGACGAGTTCGAACAGAACTGGCCAGAGTGCTGGGAACAAGCGGCCGAGTTGCTCGACTGGGACGACGACTACGACGAGGTCCTGGACGCCTCGAACCCGCCGTTCTACGAGTGGTTCACCGACGGCAAACTCAACGCTTCGGCCAACTGTCTCGACCGCCACCTCGACGAGCGCGGCGACGAGGCCGCCATCGAGTGGGTCGGCGAACCAGTCGAGGAAGAGAATCGTACCTACACTTACGAAGACCTGCATCGGGAGGTCAACGAGTTCGCCGCCGCCTTACAGGAGATGGGTGTTGGCGAGGACGACGTCGTGACGATGTACATGCCGATGATTCCCGAACTCCCCATCGCCATGTTGGCGTGTGCCAGAATTGGTGCGCCCCACAGCGTGGTGTTCGCCGGGTTCTCGGCGGACGCACTCGCCACGCGGATGAACGCCGCCGACTCAGAGTATCTGGTCACCTGCGACGGCTACTACCGCCGCGGCGACCCGCTCGACCATCTCGACAAGGCCAACGAAGGCCTTGCCGGTGTCGAACACGAGGTTTCCGACGCAGTCGTAGTCGAGCGACTCCGTGACGGCGACGGCTTCGGGCACGATCTCGCCGACAACCAGAGTTCCTACGCCGACCTCGTCGCCGAACAGGAGGGCGAGACTGTCGAACCGGTCCAGCGCGACGCCGAGGACATGCTCTTTTTGATGTACACTTCGGGCACGACTGGTCAACCCAAGGGTGTCAAACATACGACTGGTGGCTACCTCTCCTGGGCCGCATGGACCTCTCAGGCGGTCCTCGATATCAAGCCCGAGGACACGTACTTCTGCTCGGCAGATATCGGTTGGATTACGGGCCACTCCTACATCGTCTACGGGCCGCTCGCACTCGGCACCACGACGATGATGTACGAGGGGACGCCTGACTACCCCGAACGTGACCGCCTCTGGGAAATCGTCGAAGAGTACGAAGCCGACCAACTCTACACTGCCCCGACCGCGATTCGTGCGTTCATGAAGTGGGGCAGTGAGTACCCCGAGAAACACGACCTCTCCTCGCTCCGCTTGCTCGGCACTGTCGGCGAACCTATCAACCCGCGCGCGTGGAAGTGGTACTACAAGCACATCGGTGACGAGTCCTGCCCCATCGTGGACACCTGGTGGCAGACAGAGACTGGCGGCATGATGGTTACGACACTCCCTGGCGTCAAAACCATGAAACCCGGCAGTGCGGGACCACCTCTGCCGGGTCTAGACGTGCAGGTTGTCGATGCTCAGGGAGACGAAGTTGACCCCGGAAAGGCGGGCTACCTGACCGCCCAGAAGCCATGGCCGGGGATGCTTCGCACGCTCTACAAGAACGACGAACGCTACATCGACGAGTACTGGCGCGAGTACTCCGACACCGACTCAGATGACATGGAAGATTGGGTGTACTTCCCAGAAGACGGCGCGAAGATAGACGACGACGGCTACATCACCGTCCTCGGCCGCGTAGACGACGTTCTCAACGTCTCGGGCCACCGTCTCGGCACCATGGAAATCGAGAGTGCCATCGTCGGTGTCGAAGGCGTGGCCGAAGCGGCAGTCGTCGGCGGCGACCACGAGGTGAAAGGCGAGGCTGTCTACGCCTACGTTATCACCGAAGACGGCTACGACGGCAACGAAGAACTACGGTCGAACATCGTCGGTGGAATCGAAGACGCTATCGGGCCAATCGCTCGCCCCGAGTCCGTCGTGTTCACGCCCGAACTCCCCAAAACTCGCTCGGGCAAGATTATGCGCCGTCTCTTGGAGGACATCGCCAACGGCGACGAGTTAGGCGACACCTCGACCCTTCGAAACCCGGACGTCGTGGACGACATCGCGGCGTCGGTAACGGACGACTGA
- a CDS encoding bacterio-opsin activator domain-containing protein, giving the protein MDGEATDEFLTTTEYERLRRATETYREDLVVAMAGRVGLRPSELTAVRPTDLREHERDGECFYCLTVPEGDGDTREAYVPREVAHDLRKFAASNDVSRQDPFVGVSSRRVQMLVSDVADRVEGLHYVTCRDLRKHFAWRHLVNEGLSPRVVQSVGGWKSLDSLARYYSTPTTTTIIDAFENQAQGRGNREGRASGRDERLTNERYFRSTELLTCAEGLGQTLAEASTDEDVLTAACEHLADLYRGVWLCDERGVTQTSSVPARATSDVPSDVLDAADVVDEEDGPDVTIVGGTSADGPLSNCSFAVTPLQSSENVHGIACVADSSFRSVDRTFLADVGRRVGATLTAITRKRLLLTDTGVSLSFRSTDHGVFLVAASAELDCQFALEGVVPVEDHSLLYFVTASGAAVGDVLDCVTATDAVEDARLIRDYGDDALFEFAVSGESLATVLVERGGNVRELSVESGVLDASGVFSQHVDVRSVVETVEEAFPETELRSKREVEAPNGSGVRVRETIHDRLTERQRTVLWAAYLAGYFEWPRGSTAEELAASMGVSSPTLHNHLRKAQQKLLDSAFEETDHQSADAGRH; this is encoded by the coding sequence ATGGACGGCGAGGCAACCGACGAGTTTCTAACGACGACGGAGTACGAGCGCCTCCGTCGCGCGACCGAAACCTACCGCGAGGACCTCGTCGTGGCGATGGCGGGACGAGTCGGACTCCGACCCTCGGAACTGACCGCAGTTCGTCCCACGGACCTCCGCGAACACGAACGCGACGGCGAGTGTTTCTACTGTCTCACGGTTCCCGAAGGAGACGGCGACACCCGCGAGGCGTACGTCCCACGCGAAGTCGCCCACGACCTTCGCAAGTTCGCTGCTTCGAACGACGTGTCTCGACAGGACCCGTTCGTCGGCGTCTCGTCTCGGCGCGTCCAGATGCTCGTGAGCGACGTCGCAGACCGAGTTGAAGGCCTTCACTACGTGACGTGTCGGGACCTTCGCAAGCACTTCGCGTGGCGACACCTCGTCAACGAAGGGCTCAGTCCACGAGTGGTGCAGTCTGTCGGCGGCTGGAAGAGCCTCGACAGTCTCGCGCGGTACTACAGTACTCCGACGACGACGACGATTATCGACGCCTTCGAGAACCAGGCGCAGGGCCGCGGAAACCGCGAAGGACGTGCGAGTGGACGTGACGAACGTCTCACGAACGAGCGATACTTCCGAAGTACCGAACTCCTGACCTGCGCCGAGGGCTTGGGCCAGACGCTCGCGGAAGCATCCACGGACGAAGACGTACTCACGGCCGCGTGTGAACATCTCGCCGACCTGTATCGCGGCGTCTGGCTGTGCGACGAACGAGGGGTCACACAGACGAGTTCGGTCCCGGCCAGAGCCACTAGCGACGTTCCGAGCGACGTTCTCGACGCGGCGGACGTAGTAGACGAGGAAGACGGCCCCGACGTGACTATCGTCGGCGGAACGTCAGCCGATGGTCCCCTCTCTAATTGTTCGTTCGCTGTCACCCCGCTCCAGTCGAGCGAAAACGTCCACGGAATCGCCTGCGTGGCCGACAGTTCGTTTCGCTCGGTAGACCGGACGTTTCTCGCGGACGTCGGTCGGCGCGTCGGCGCTACCTTGACCGCCATCACGCGCAAGCGATTGCTCCTGACCGACACTGGTGTCTCGCTGTCGTTTCGGAGCACGGATCACGGCGTGTTTCTCGTCGCCGCCTCCGCAGAACTCGACTGTCAGTTCGCGCTCGAAGGCGTCGTCCCCGTCGAAGACCACTCGCTACTGTACTTCGTGACGGCGAGTGGGGCCGCAGTCGGCGACGTTCTCGACTGCGTGACCGCCACGGACGCCGTCGAAGACGCTCGCCTCATCCGTGACTACGGGGACGACGCACTCTTCGAATTTGCCGTTTCTGGCGAGTCGCTCGCGACGGTCCTCGTCGAGCGCGGCGGAAACGTCCGCGAACTCTCGGTGGAGTCGGGCGTGCTCGACGCCTCCGGCGTCTTCTCACAGCACGTAGACGTCCGGAGCGTCGTCGAGACCGTCGAAGAGGCGTTCCCCGAGACGGAGCTGCGCTCGAAGCGCGAGGTCGAGGCACCGAATGGGAGCGGCGTCCGCGTCCGAGAGACGATTCACGACCGCCTGACGGAGCGCCAGCGAACGGTCCTGTGGGCCGCCTACCTCGCGGGGTACTTCGAGTGGCCTCGCGGCAGTACGGCCGAAGAACTCGCTGCGTCGATGGGCGTGTCGTCGCCGACCCTGCACAATCACCTCCGGAAGGCCCAGCAGAAACTGCTAGACAGTGCGTTCGAGGAGACCGACCACCAGTCGGCCGACGCCGGACGACACTAA
- the acs gene encoding acetate--CoA ligase, with the protein MADGSEKRGGVDPPSSFAEGANVTASDCESLRAAGWPACWERAAELLDWDRPFDAVVDDDGATCWFPGGRLNASYNCVDRHVAAGRGDEVALVWEGKLDETRTYTYRELYDEVNAFAAGLRDLGVGEDDVVTVYLPMVPELPIAMLACARIGAPHSVVFAGFSADALATRMEGADSEYLVTCDGYYRRGTALDLKRMADNACLSVEYPVEQVVVNRLDAESPAGDYHRYSDVVEANEGTEVEPVARDVDDLLFLIYTSGTTGEPTLVRHVTGGYLAHVAWTSHAVFDLGPDDVHWCSADVGWITGHSYAVYGPLALGATTVLYEGTPDHPEKDRLWRVIERNEVNVFYTAPTSVRAFMKWGSEYPERHDLSSLRLLGTVGEPIDETAWRWYREHVGGGECPVVDTWWQTETGGVVLSTLPGVDSMRPGAVGRSLPGVEAAVVDQMGKRVEAGQSGELVLTRPWPGMAQSLCEGTDWGARRTRTVDGEWQYDTGDKAVRDDEGYFHLRGRADDVLNVSGRRLSSTEIESAIIGVRGVAEAAVVGRADAIKGSEIHAFVSPASNVAGDEALRARVREAVESAIGAIAVPDTVTFAPSLPKTRSGKVVRRYLEAIANGEDLGDTSALRNPEIVGELESLLDE; encoded by the coding sequence ATGGCCGACGGCAGTGAAAAACGCGGCGGGGTGGACCCGCCATCGTCGTTCGCCGAAGGGGCAAACGTCACCGCGAGCGACTGTGAGTCCTTGCGAGCGGCGGGCTGGCCAGCGTGTTGGGAGCGGGCCGCCGAGTTACTGGACTGGGACCGCCCGTTCGACGCGGTCGTAGACGACGACGGCGCGACGTGCTGGTTCCCCGGCGGGCGACTGAACGCGTCGTACAATTGCGTAGACCGGCACGTAGCGGCCGGTCGCGGCGACGAAGTCGCCCTCGTCTGGGAGGGGAAACTCGACGAGACGCGGACTTACACGTACCGGGAACTGTACGACGAAGTGAACGCGTTCGCGGCGGGCTTACGTGACCTCGGCGTCGGCGAGGACGACGTGGTCACGGTCTATCTACCGATGGTGCCGGAACTCCCGATAGCGATGCTGGCGTGTGCGCGCATCGGCGCACCGCACAGCGTCGTCTTCGCCGGATTCTCGGCGGACGCGCTGGCGACTCGAATGGAGGGCGCAGACTCGGAGTATCTCGTCACCTGCGACGGCTACTATCGGCGAGGCACCGCGCTCGATTTGAAGCGCATGGCCGACAACGCCTGTCTCTCCGTCGAGTATCCAGTCGAGCAGGTCGTCGTCAACCGACTCGACGCCGAGTCGCCTGCTGGGGACTACCACCGCTACAGCGACGTGGTCGAAGCCAACGAGGGCACCGAAGTCGAACCGGTCGCACGTGACGTAGACGACCTCCTCTTTCTCATCTACACGTCCGGAACGACGGGCGAGCCGACGCTGGTCAGGCACGTGACTGGTGGATACCTCGCGCACGTGGCGTGGACGAGTCACGCCGTGTTCGACCTCGGGCCGGACGACGTCCACTGGTGTTCGGCCGATGTCGGCTGGATTACGGGCCACTCCTACGCGGTCTACGGCCCGCTCGCGCTCGGTGCGACGACCGTGCTGTACGAAGGGACGCCGGACCATCCGGAGAAAGACCGACTCTGGAGAGTCATCGAACGGAACGAAGTCAACGTCTTCTACACGGCACCGACCTCCGTTCGGGCGTTCATGAAGTGGGGCAGCGAGTACCCCGAGCGCCACGACCTCTCCTCGCTCCGCTTGCTCGGCACTGTCGGCGAACCGATAGACGAGACGGCGTGGCGCTGGTACCGGGAACACGTGGGCGGCGGCGAGTGTCCGGTCGTGGACACGTGGTGGCAGACCGAGACGGGCGGCGTCGTCCTCTCGACGCTCCCCGGCGTCGATTCGATGCGTCCCGGTGCGGTCGGCCGGAGTCTTCCCGGTGTCGAGGCGGCCGTCGTAGACCAGATGGGCAAGCGAGTTGAGGCCGGACAGTCGGGAGAACTGGTCCTCACCCGACCGTGGCCGGGGATGGCCCAATCGCTCTGTGAGGGGACCGACTGGGGCGCTCGGCGAACGAGGACCGTCGATGGCGAGTGGCAGTACGACACCGGTGACAAGGCCGTCAGAGACGACGAGGGATACTTCCACCTCCGAGGACGGGCCGACGACGTTCTCAACGTCTCGGGTCGCCGACTGAGTAGCACGGAAATCGAGAGCGCCATCATCGGAGTCAGAGGCGTCGCGGAGGCCGCCGTCGTCGGGCGGGCGGACGCCATCAAAGGGTCCGAAATCCACGCGTTCGTGAGTCCGGCGTCGAACGTGGCAGGCGACGAGGCCCTTCGAGCGCGCGTTCGAGAGGCCGTCGAGTCAGCTATCGGGGCTATCGCGGTACCCGACACGGTCACCTTCGCACCGTCGTTGCCGAAGACGCGCTCGGGAAAGGTCGTTCGGCGCTACCTCGAAGCGATTGCGAACGGCGAGGACCTTGGCGACACGAGCGCGCTCCGCAATCCGGAAATCGTCGGCGAACTCGAATCACTCCTCGACGAGTAG
- a CDS encoding MBL fold metallo-hydrolase encodes MQIEFLGGAREVGRSAILVNDSLLLDYGMATGNPPSYPVSDPDPDAVVVSHGHLDHVGALPSLLSGDARPPIHWTPPTRELTTVLARDTIKLHGGSYDCPFTETEVKRLSQVSETHGYRETFSAAGHEVTFFDAGHIPGSAHVLVDDGETRFLYTADFHTEDTQLLSGTTARPEADIVLCESTYSDVEHSPRKSVEQSFAESAKTTIWEGGTVVVPAFAIGRTQEMLMVCEAHDMDCYVDGMGQQVTKIARRYPDFVRDAAALRRAKSNARFVTGRDGQRKRIADQNTVVVTTSGMLTGGPAMTYVPAVRANPTNKITMTGYQVDGTPGRNLLDRGRAEIDGQMMAVSAQVESYDFSAHADRDGLLDFLDSYRDAEILVNHGDRCEDFAEELRDDGYDASAPELGAVVIDDGDASDGTRET; translated from the coding sequence ATGCAAATCGAGTTTCTCGGCGGGGCGCGCGAAGTCGGCCGCAGCGCCATCCTCGTCAACGATTCGCTCCTGCTGGACTACGGGATGGCGACCGGCAATCCGCCGAGCTATCCCGTCTCGGACCCCGACCCCGACGCAGTCGTGGTGAGCCACGGCCACTTAGACCACGTCGGGGCGCTCCCCTCGCTTCTTTCGGGTGACGCCCGGCCGCCCATCCACTGGACGCCCCCGACGCGCGAGTTGACCACCGTTCTCGCACGCGACACCATCAAGTTGCACGGCGGGAGCTACGACTGCCCGTTCACCGAGACCGAGGTGAAGCGCCTCTCGCAAGTTTCGGAGACCCACGGCTATCGAGAGACCTTCTCCGCGGCGGGCCACGAGGTCACCTTCTTCGACGCGGGCCACATCCCGGGGAGCGCGCACGTGCTGGTAGACGATGGAGAGACGCGCTTTCTGTACACCGCCGACTTCCACACCGAAGATACGCAGTTGTTGTCGGGGACGACGGCGCGACCCGAAGCGGATATTGTCCTGTGCGAATCGACGTACTCGGACGTGGAGCATTCGCCCCGCAAATCGGTCGAGCAGTCGTTCGCCGAGAGCGCGAAGACGACGATTTGGGAGGGTGGCACGGTGGTGGTTCCTGCCTTTGCGATTGGGCGCACGCAGGAGATGTTAATGGTGTGTGAGGCCCACGATATGGACTGTTACGTGGATGGCATGGGCCAGCAGGTAACGAAGATTGCGCGGCGGTATCCCGACTTCGTGAGGGATGCCGCCGCGCTCCGACGCGCGAAGTCGAACGCTCGCTTCGTGACGGGGAGAGATGGCCAGCGAAAACGCATCGCCGACCAGAACACGGTCGTCGTCACGACTTCGGGAATGCTCACCGGCGGCCCTGCGATGACCTACGTCCCCGCAGTTCGCGCGAATCCGACGAACAAGATTACCATGACTGGCTACCAAGTCGATGGGACACCGGGTCGGAATCTGCTCGACAGAGGGCGTGCCGAGATAGACGGCCAGATGATGGCCGTCAGTGCGCAAGTCGAATCGTACGACTTCTCGGCGCACGCTGACCGGGACGGGTTACTGGACTTCCTCGACTCGTACCGAGACGCCGAAATTCTTGTCAACCACGGCGACCGATGTGAGGACTTTGCAGAAGAACTACGAGACGACGGCTACGACGCGAGCGCGCCGGAACTGGGAGCGGTAGTCATAGACGACGGCGATGCGTCGGATGGTACAAGGGAAACGTGA